In Solanum stenotomum isolate F172 unplaced genomic scaffold, ASM1918654v1 scaffold2687, whole genome shotgun sequence, a single window of DNA contains:
- the LOC125851543 gene encoding ankyrin repeat-containing protein ITN1-like, translated as MDPDMYNAAMEGNMVYGNFSLADHLRRVENGYQVTPNGNTILHVAALFGQYDFVGEVLEITPTLLCYKNMKNETALHIAADLGQSEVVRKLLSIEGQETVLVRMTDDIGDTALHKAVRSGHIDIVNILMELLLDPEHDFPANKAGETPLYLAAESGFKNALIEILNVFKEPTYVTGPLNRTPLHAAVIQEHTDFXIGDTAVRSGHVDIVRSLMDLLRNPEHDFPANKVGETPIYLATESGFHDALIEILNIYKEPTYVTGPLNRTPLHAAVIQEHT; from the exons ATGGATCCAGACATGTACAATGCTGCAATGGAAGGCAATATGGTATATGGCAATTTTTCACTTGCTGATCATTTGAGAAGAGTGGAAAATGGATACCAAGTCACTCCCAACGGAAACACAATCCTTCATGTGGCGGCTCTCTTTGGCCAATATGATTTCGTGGGAGAAGTCCTTGAGATTACCCCGACATTATTATGTTAtaagaatatgaaaaatgaaactgCGCTTCACATTGCAGCTGATTTAGGACAAAGTGAAGTGGTGAGAAAACTACTTAGCATAGAAGGACAGGAGACGGTACTTGTGAGGATGACGGATGACATTGGAGATACGGCCTTGCACAAGGCCGTTAGAAGTGGACACATTGACATTGTCAATATCTTGATGGAACTATTACTAGATCCTGAACACGACTTCCCAGCCAATAAGGCAGGGGAGACACCACTTTATCTGGCCGCGGAGTCTGGTTTTAAGAACGCTTTGATTGAAATCTTGAATGTTTTCAAGGAACCAACTTATGTTACAGGTCCACTCAATCGAACACCTCTACATGCAGCCgtaattcaagaacacacag ATTTTNACATTGGAGATACGGCCGTGAGAAGTGGACACGTTGACATTGTCAGGAGTTTGATGGATTTATTACGAAATCCTGAACACGACTTCCCAGCCAATAAGGTTGGGGAGACACCAATTTATCTGGCCACGGAGTCTGGTTTTCACGATGCTTTGATTGAAATCTTGAACATTTACAAAGAACCAACTTATGTTACAGGTCCACTCAATCGAACACCTCTACATGCAGCCgtaattcaagaacacacag